Proteins from one Cicer arietinum cultivar CDC Frontier isolate Library 1 chromosome 3, Cicar.CDCFrontier_v2.0, whole genome shotgun sequence genomic window:
- the LOC101512497 gene encoding probable E3 ubiquitin-protein ligase BAH1-like 1, translating into MKFCKKYQEYMQAQEKKKLPEVGFKKLKKILKKCRRDSQSHKPSSQTCPNHCSVCDGTFFPSLLSEMSEIVGCFNQRAQKLLELHLASGFRKYLLWFRGKFHKNHTALIEEGKDLVTYALINATAIRKILKKYDKIHYSKQGQMFKSQVQSMHKEILQSPWLCELMAFHINLRETKVNSRKAPAFFDECSLTFKDGKPSLTCELFDSVKVDIELTCSICLDTVFDPVSLTCGHIFCYICACSAASVSIVDGLKAANPKEKCPLCREGAVYEGAVHLEELNTLLGQSCQEYWEQRLQSERVERIKQIKEHWDSQCRAFIGV; encoded by the exons ATGAAGTTCTGCAAAAAATACCAGGAATACATGCAAGCCCAGGAGAAAAAGAAGCTTCCTGAGGTTGGATTTAAGAAGCTCAAGAAGATCTTGAAGAAGTGCCGAAGAGATTCTCAATCCCATAAACCATCATCCCAAACTTGCCCCAACCATTGCTCAG TGTGTGATGGGACCTTTTTCCCTTCACTTCTCAGTGAAATGTCTGAGATAGTTGGTTGCTTTAATCAGCGAGCACAGAAATTGCTGGAGTTACATCTTGCTTCTGGTTTCAGAAAGTACCTTTTATGGTTCCGAGGCAAATTTCATAAAAACCATACTGCTCTTATCGAAGAAGGCAAAGATCTGGTTACTTATGCACTCATAAATGCGACCGCAATTCGAAAAATACTAAAGAAATATGATAAG ATTCATTATTCCAAGCAAGGGCAAATGTTTAAGTCACAGGTCCAAAGTATGCACAAGGAAATTCTTCAAAGTCCATGGCTTTGTGAGCTTATGGCCTTCCACATCAATTTAAGGGAAACCAAGGTTAATTCAAGGAAGGCACCTGCTTTTTTTGATGAATGTTCTCTCACATTTAAGGACGGAAAACCATCTCTTACTTGCGAACTCTTTGATTCTGTCAAAGTTGATATTGAATTGACTTGTTCTATATGCTTG GACACTGTGTTTGATCCCGTTTCTTTAACTTGCGGCCATATATTCTGTTACATTTGTGCTTGCTCGGCTGCATCAGTGTCTATTGTCGATGGACTTAAAGCAGCAAATCCTAAAGAGAAATGTCCTCTATGCCGAGAG GGTGCAGTTTATGAAGGGGCTGTACACTTGGAAGAACTAAACACTCTGTTAGGCCAAAG CTGTCAGGAATACTGGGAACAAAGGCTCCAGTCAGAGAGAGTAGAGAGGATTAAGCAAATAAAGGAACATTGGGATTCACAATGTAGAGCGTTCATCGGCGTCTAA